The following proteins are encoded in a genomic region of Diadema setosum chromosome 10, eeDiaSeto1, whole genome shotgun sequence:
- the LOC140233894 gene encoding EGF-like repeat and discoidin I-like domain-containing protein 3, giving the protein MEDGRIPDDRLSASSCYQYTDCATRARLNQPASGGRRGAWCPKAAYFDPLPWVQADLGTDYRIEGVITQGRYPNYRQWIFQGNTDMNTEVTNMLPASVIARYVRIRPKFCHGHCCMRFELLGTTLPG; this is encoded by the exons ATGGAAGACGGAAGAATTCCAGATGACCGCTTATCCGCCAGTTCCTGTTACCAGTACACAGACTGCGCAACCCGTGCCCGACTGAATCAGCCAGCCA GTGGCGGACGCAGAGGTGCGTGGTGCCCAAAGGCAGCGTATTTCGATCCGTTGCCATGGGTACAAGCGGACCTTGGGACTGACTACCGTATCGAGGGAGTTATTACACAGGGTCGATACCCTAACTACAGACAGTGG ATATTCCAAGGAAATACCGACATGAACACTGAGGTCACCAACATGCTTCCGGCCTCTGTAATCGCCCGCTACGTCCGCATTCGTCCAAAATTTTGCCACGGTCATTGTTGCATGCGATTCGAGCTCCTCGGAACTACTCTGCCGGGCTAA